One window of the Chryseobacterium sp. CY350 genome contains the following:
- a CDS encoding TlpA family protein disulfide reductase, giving the protein MKSEIQSFKKNNITLMIKKYLLLFAIALFAVSCSKKVEVKGKIAGSAPLERVEFVEASGVATLPLINMGLDKDGNFAGTFEAPKNGMYVINYAGKQNLIFLKGGQTVNISGTAATFPAEYVVTGDAKNDNDFFQASQKFLSTYGQGLNIQELMSGDEAKYVKGMQKIEADINKNIDENVKKYNPGKEVVEWKRTDAKTAILNLMVNYEMTKKQMSGNPSFKLGKVFTDYENKLKENNDEMVKTSPFYRQYLLTKMSPGFQKYAEAKSKGKTDITTSELFNDYLKSQKDVSQITKDYLLAFVMAQSDIHPQTPAKTSDKIKKIIEEDIKDSGIKADIKKMQFTINGFKIGDDAPEASLVKADGSAYKLGDNKGKPYMLVFYASWNPYIAEGTVPVLKEVVNFYKSKMNFVFVNVDDTKDQFVKTSNAMMKGIQGTNVYADGGLNSDIAKKYGVYGFKLPNFIVVDKNGKIASRSYVNLGDPELITILDKQTGLSAPKVAPQPQMMPQMNMDPSAQPAPPVQEAPQQPAQTK; this is encoded by the coding sequence ATGAAATCGGAGATTCAATCATTCAAAAAAAATAATATTACACTAATGATTAAAAAATATCTTTTGTTGTTTGCCATTGCACTATTTGCAGTGTCTTGTTCAAAAAAAGTTGAAGTAAAAGGGAAAATCGCAGGCAGCGCTCCGTTGGAAAGAGTAGAGTTCGTGGAAGCTTCCGGGGTTGCCACTTTACCTTTGATTAACATGGGTCTTGATAAAGACGGAAATTTCGCAGGAACTTTTGAAGCTCCAAAAAACGGAATGTACGTGATCAATTATGCAGGTAAGCAAAATCTAATTTTCCTGAAGGGCGGACAAACCGTTAATATCTCAGGAACTGCAGCTACTTTTCCTGCTGAGTATGTGGTAACTGGTGATGCCAAAAATGATAATGATTTCTTCCAGGCTAGTCAGAAATTTCTTTCTACTTACGGACAGGGATTGAATATTCAGGAATTAATGTCGGGTGACGAAGCCAAGTATGTAAAAGGAATGCAGAAGATCGAAGCGGATATCAACAAAAATATCGACGAAAATGTAAAAAAATACAATCCTGGTAAAGAAGTGGTAGAGTGGAAAAGAACAGATGCTAAAACGGCAATTCTTAATCTTATGGTTAATTATGAAATGACGAAAAAGCAAATGTCTGGAAACCCTTCTTTTAAATTAGGAAAAGTCTTTACAGATTATGAAAATAAATTGAAAGAGAATAATGACGAAATGGTGAAAACAAGCCCTTTCTACAGACAATATCTTTTAACTAAAATGAGTCCTGGTTTCCAAAAGTATGCTGAAGCAAAGAGTAAAGGTAAAACGGATATCACTACTTCAGAATTGTTTAATGATTATCTAAAATCTCAGAAAGATGTTTCTCAGATTACGAAAGACTATTTATTGGCATTCGTAATGGCTCAGTCTGACATTCATCCTCAAACACCTGCAAAAACTTCAGATAAGATCAAGAAGATTATAGAAGAAGATATTAAAGATTCAGGCATTAAAGCTGATATCAAAAAAATGCAGTTTACAATCAACGGATTCAAAATCGGTGATGATGCTCCTGAAGCTTCTTTAGTGAAAGCAGATGGCTCAGCTTACAAACTTGGGGACAATAAAGGGAAGCCTTATATGCTTGTGTTTTATGCATCTTGGAATCCTTATATCGCTGAAGGTACAGTTCCTGTACTTAAAGAAGTTGTTAATTTTTACAAATCTAAAATGAACTTTGTATTCGTCAACGTAGATGATACAAAAGATCAATTTGTAAAAACAAGCAATGCCATGATGAAAGGAATTCAAGGGACGAATGTTTATGCAGACGGTGGTTTAAATTCTGATATTGCAAAAAAATATGGAGTTTACGGATTCAAGTTGCCAAACTTTATTGTCGTAGATAAAAACGGTAAAATTGCAAGCAGATCATATGTGAACCTTGGTGATCCAGAATTGATCACGATCTTAGATAAGCAAACTGGTCTTTCGGCTCCTAAAGTTGCTCCTCAGCCTCAGATGATGCCGCAAATGAATATGGATCCGTCGGCTCAGCCTGCACCTCCGGTTCAGGAAGCTCCTCAGCAACCGGCTCAGACAAAATAA
- a CDS encoding succinate dehydrogenase/fumarate reductase iron-sulfur subunit, which translates to MSAKKGLHLTLKIWRQKNTKTKGQFETYKISDVSTDSSFLEMLDILNENLINEGKEPIAFDHDCREGICGMCSLYINGRAHGPDTGITTCQLHMRMFKDGETIVIEPWRSAAFPVIKDLIVDRSAFDRVMAAGGFISVNTSGNTLDANAIPVPKEDADKAMDAAACIACGACVASCKNGSAMLFVGAKVSQYALLPQGRVEAKRRVLNMVKAMDEEGFGNCSNTGACEVECPKGISLENIARMNREYMAAYADRG; encoded by the coding sequence ATGAGTGCAAAAAAAGGCCTTCATCTTACGCTGAAAATTTGGAGACAAAAAAATACGAAAACTAAAGGTCAGTTTGAGACCTATAAAATATCGGATGTTTCTACAGATTCTTCATTCTTAGAAATGCTTGATATTCTGAACGAAAACTTAATTAACGAAGGAAAAGAACCTATCGCTTTTGATCACGACTGTCGTGAAGGAATTTGCGGTATGTGTTCTCTTTACATCAACGGTAGAGCGCACGGTCCAGATACAGGAATTACCACTTGTCAGTTACATATGAGAATGTTCAAAGACGGTGAAACGATCGTTATTGAGCCTTGGAGAAGTGCAGCTTTCCCTGTGATTAAAGATTTAATAGTAGACAGAAGCGCATTCGACAGAGTGATGGCCGCTGGTGGATTTATCTCGGTAAATACATCTGGAAATACATTAGATGCCAACGCAATTCCGGTTCCGAAAGAAGATGCAGACAAAGCAATGGATGCTGCAGCTTGTATCGCTTGTGGAGCTTGTGTAGCTTCTTGTAAAAATGGTTCGGCAATGTTATTTGTGGGAGCTAAAGTTTCTCAGTACGCTCTCTTGCCACAAGGAAGAGTAGAAGCAAAAAGAAGAGTTCTGAATATGGTGAAAGCCATGGATGAAGAAGGTTTTGGTAACTGTTCAAATACTGGAGCTTGTGAAGTAGAATGTCCTAAGGGGATTTCTCTTGAGAATATTGCAAGAATGAACAGAGAGTATATGGCTGCCTATGCAGACAGAGGATAA
- a CDS encoding fumarate reductase/succinate dehydrogenase flavoprotein subunit — MSKLDSKIPAGPLQDKWKNHKDHMNLVAPNNRDKIDIIVIGTGLAGGSAAATLAEQGYNVKAFCYQDSPRRAHSIAAQGGINAAKNYQGDGDSTYRLFYDTIKGGDYRAREANVYRLAEVSANIIDQCVSQGVPFGRDYGGQLDNRSFGGVQVKRTFYAKGQTGQQLLLGAYSAMSRQIGKGRIKMYNRHEMMELVIVDGKARGIIARNLVTGEIERHSAHAVVIASGGYGNVYFLSTNAMGSNVSAAWKIHKKGAYFANPCYVQIHPTCIPVHGTQQSKLTLMSESLRNSGRIWVPKKIEDSVAIREGKLRPENIKEEDRDYYLERRYPAFGNLVPRDVASRAGKERCDAGFGIENNETKEGVYLDFSTEIIKKGKEAAIEKHIHNPTDQQIYDLGKSWIEEKYGNLFVMYEKITADDPYRTPMKIYPAVHYTMGGVWVDYNLQSTIPGCFVIGEANFSDHGANRLGASALMQGLADGYFVLPYTIADYLSADIRTGAIPTASAEFDQAEKEIKDKVSFFVNNKGTHSVDYFHKKLGHIMWNKVGMGRTPEGLREAIAEIDEVKKDFWKNVKVMGETEGMNTELEKAFRVADFIELGQLMAIDALHRNESCGGHFREDHSTPEGEAERDDVNFKYVGAWEYQGDDIKQEVLHKEDLVYENIEVKARSYK, encoded by the coding sequence ATGAGTAAATTAGATTCAAAAATTCCGGCAGGTCCTCTTCAGGATAAATGGAAAAATCATAAAGATCATATGAACCTTGTTGCGCCTAATAACCGTGATAAAATTGATATTATTGTTATTGGTACAGGTTTGGCAGGTGGTTCTGCCGCTGCAACTTTAGCAGAGCAAGGTTACAATGTAAAAGCATTCTGTTATCAGGATTCACCTAGAAGGGCTCACTCTATTGCGGCTCAGGGTGGTATTAATGCTGCAAAAAACTACCAGGGTGATGGTGACTCTACATACAGATTGTTCTATGATACCATCAAAGGTGGTGATTACAGAGCAAGAGAAGCTAATGTTTACAGACTTGCTGAAGTTTCTGCAAATATTATCGATCAATGTGTATCTCAAGGAGTTCCGTTTGGTAGAGATTACGGCGGACAGTTAGATAACCGTTCTTTCGGTGGGGTTCAGGTAAAAAGAACTTTTTATGCTAAAGGACAAACTGGTCAGCAATTATTATTAGGTGCATATTCTGCAATGAGCCGTCAGATCGGTAAAGGTAGAATCAAAATGTATAACCGTCACGAAATGATGGAGTTGGTCATCGTTGATGGCAAGGCGAGAGGTATTATCGCAAGAAATCTTGTTACAGGTGAGATTGAAAGACATTCTGCACACGCAGTTGTTATTGCATCAGGTGGCTACGGAAACGTATATTTCCTTTCTACCAATGCAATGGGATCAAATGTTTCTGCAGCTTGGAAGATTCATAAAAAAGGAGCATACTTTGCAAACCCTTGTTATGTACAGATTCACCCAACTTGTATTCCGGTTCACGGAACACAGCAGTCTAAACTTACTTTGATGTCAGAATCACTTAGAAACTCAGGAAGAATCTGGGTTCCTAAAAAAATTGAAGATTCTGTTGCGATCAGAGAGGGGAAATTAAGACCTGAAAATATTAAAGAAGAAGATAGAGATTATTATCTTGAAAGAAGATATCCTGCATTCGGAAATCTAGTTCCGCGTGACGTTGCCTCCAGAGCCGGTAAGGAAAGATGTGACGCTGGTTTCGGAATTGAAAATAATGAAACTAAAGAGGGGGTTTACTTAGATTTCTCTACAGAAATTATCAAAAAAGGTAAAGAAGCTGCGATAGAGAAGCATATTCACAATCCTACAGATCAACAGATTTACGATCTTGGAAAATCTTGGATTGAAGAAAAGTATGGTAATTTATTCGTGATGTATGAAAAAATTACTGCAGATGATCCTTACAGAACTCCAATGAAGATCTATCCTGCCGTTCACTATACGATGGGTGGTGTTTGGGTTGATTATAATTTGCAGTCTACAATCCCTGGATGTTTCGTAATTGGTGAAGCTAACTTCTCTGATCACGGAGCCAACAGATTGGGAGCTTCAGCATTGATGCAAGGTCTGGCAGACGGATATTTCGTTCTTCCTTATACAATTGCTGATTACCTTTCTGCAGATATCAGAACAGGAGCAATTCCTACAGCTTCAGCTGAGTTTGATCAGGCAGAAAAAGAAATAAAAGATAAAGTAAGCTTCTTTGTCAATAATAAAGGAACACATTCGGTAGATTATTTCCACAAAAAATTAGGACACATTATGTGGAATAAAGTAGGAATGGGAAGAACTCCTGAAGGTTTGAGAGAAGCAATTGCAGAAATTGACGAGGTTAAAAAAGATTTCTGGAAGAATGTGAAAGTAATGGGAGAAACTGAAGGAATGAACACAGAGCTTGAGAAAGCGTTCAGGGTAGCAGACTTTATCGAACTAGGACAATTGATGGCGATTGATGCTTTACACAGAAACGAATCTTGTGGAGGACATTTCAGAGAAGATCATTCAACTCCTGAAGGAGAAGCAGAGAGAGATGACGTGAACTTCAAATATGTAGGAGCTTGGGAATATCAGGGTGATGATATCAAACAGGAAGTTCTGCATAAAGAAGATTTGGTTTACGAAAACATCGAAGTTAAAGCAAGAAGCTATAAATAA
- a CDS encoding succinate dehydrogenase cytochrome b subunit, with amino-acid sequence MAGLTSSTIGRKYAMALSAFFLLIFLVMHLSVNLLSVFGETAYNNASQFMGYNPLIQFVMQPVLMFAVIFHFVMGFVLEIKNQKARPIGYDKNNGSANSTWSSRNMVISGAVILAFIFLHMYDFWFHEMNYKYVDGLPIEESRFWGDLHGKFADLWRVVLYVISFGLLGLHLAHGFQSSFQSVGARHPKYTPVIRAFGNWYSILIPLGFIFIAIFHYVTQ; translated from the coding sequence ATGGCAGGTTTAACAAGTTCTACAATAGGTAGAAAATATGCTATGGCATTATCAGCATTCTTTTTGCTGATTTTCTTAGTAATGCATCTTTCCGTAAATCTATTGTCGGTTTTCGGTGAAACAGCTTATAACAATGCATCGCAGTTTATGGGGTACAATCCTCTTATTCAGTTTGTAATGCAACCCGTGTTGATGTTTGCTGTCATTTTCCATTTTGTGATGGGATTTGTTCTAGAAATCAAAAACCAGAAAGCGAGACCGATTGGTTACGATAAGAACAATGGTTCTGCAAATTCTACATGGTCATCCCGAAATATGGTCATCTCCGGAGCTGTAATTTTAGCTTTTATCTTTTTACATATGTATGATTTCTGGTTTCATGAGATGAATTATAAATATGTAGATGGGTTACCAATTGAAGAATCTCGTTTTTGGGGAGATCTTCATGGTAAGTTTGCTGATTTGTGGAGAGTGGTTCTTTATGTAATCTCATTCGGATTACTTGGTCTTCATTTGGCACACGGTTTCCAGTCTTCTTTTCAGTCTGTTGGTGCTAGACATCCGAAATACACTCCGGTGATCAGAGCTTTCGGAAACTGGTATTCAATTTTAATTCCGTTAGGATTTATTTTTATTGCAATTTTTCATTACGTAACTCAATAA
- a CDS encoding ComEC/Rec2 family competence protein, whose protein sequence is MFTLVVQIDEKLNRQPLLILVCCFILGILFQDYFSFKQNCILIVAIFCFFIAICTLIKSFLISRIYSVILGVLFFGLGICVHYLNSPEASPVSLNPNQDIVFKISKKLNSTEKNKKYEGIVEVDQRNFSSVILIPKESKELDFKHYYKAKAYLAEAQSPEFDFQFDYARYLSRKNIHYQCYTNDGISSSLRNDLTLGEKIRQSRLEVLQNINQSKMSSKSQEFLKGIILADRSGIDSETLQDFNKAGLVHFLAISGTHIVIIFGLLYYVLMRFLPLRFRKGVIILSLIFIWIFAVFIDFGNSVVRSCIMLSVYFIYVLLQRKPDLLHSLALSAFIILVIDSQQFFDVGFKLSFLAVLGIYWLNQPILKLLPKPNNFFKKIFFNTISISFSAQIATMPLVLCYFHQFSAVSIIANLFIIPFSEVIIVFSFLMTVLLAMKIDFWMFDMIYDFIIDVLLKSIHWFAKFESLFFENIPMNWWEAGVLFVIVYLLRFVVIKLNIKNFTQFTIAVSLFFILRISFSIFEESSNEILVHHYKKKNVLSVKSGTDVCFYIQNFEDQMKIQQYIIYPYCTSRRVKNVLIKKLPDNTGKVVFNKKVYELK, encoded by the coding sequence TTGTTTACTTTAGTAGTACAAATTGATGAAAAATTGAACCGACAGCCATTGCTGATATTAGTCTGCTGCTTTATACTTGGAATTTTATTTCAGGATTACTTTTCGTTTAAGCAAAATTGTATCTTAATTGTAGCAATTTTCTGCTTTTTTATCGCAATATGCACATTAATCAAATCGTTTCTTATTTCGAGAATTTATTCCGTAATTCTGGGAGTTTTATTTTTTGGATTAGGAATATGTGTTCATTACTTAAATTCTCCCGAAGCTTCTCCGGTTTCCTTAAATCCTAATCAAGATATTGTTTTTAAGATCTCTAAAAAATTAAATTCAACCGAAAAAAATAAAAAGTACGAAGGAATTGTTGAGGTTGATCAACGAAATTTCAGCTCCGTAATACTTATTCCAAAAGAAAGCAAAGAGCTTGATTTTAAGCACTATTATAAAGCTAAAGCTTACTTAGCTGAGGCGCAATCTCCCGAATTTGATTTTCAGTTTGACTACGCTCGATATCTCAGCCGAAAAAACATTCACTATCAATGTTATACTAATGACGGAATAAGTTCTTCTTTACGAAATGATCTTACATTGGGTGAAAAAATTCGTCAGTCAAGATTAGAAGTTTTGCAGAATATTAATCAGTCTAAAATGTCATCAAAAAGTCAGGAATTCCTTAAAGGAATTATTTTGGCCGACCGTAGTGGTATAGATTCTGAAACTTTACAGGATTTTAACAAGGCAGGTTTGGTTCATTTCCTGGCGATTTCAGGTACGCATATTGTTATTATTTTCGGATTGCTTTATTACGTTTTGATGAGATTTTTACCATTAAGATTTCGTAAAGGTGTAATCATTTTAAGCTTAATCTTTATCTGGATTTTTGCAGTATTTATAGATTTTGGGAATTCAGTTGTGCGTTCGTGTATCATGCTTTCCGTATATTTTATTTACGTATTGCTACAGCGAAAACCAGATCTGCTTCATTCTTTGGCTTTGTCTGCTTTCATTATTTTAGTTATTGATAGCCAGCAGTTTTTTGATGTGGGATTTAAGTTGAGCTTTCTGGCAGTTTTAGGAATTTATTGGCTTAATCAACCAATTTTAAAACTTTTACCTAAACCGAATAATTTTTTCAAGAAAATTTTCTTCAATACAATTTCTATTTCTTTCTCTGCACAGATTGCAACAATGCCGTTGGTTTTGTGTTATTTTCACCAGTTTTCAGCAGTTTCAATTATTGCTAATCTTTTTATTATTCCCTTTTCGGAAGTAATTATTGTCTTTTCTTTTTTAATGACAGTTTTGCTGGCAATGAAGATTGATTTTTGGATGTTTGATATGATATACGATTTTATTATTGATGTTTTATTAAAATCTATCCATTGGTTTGCGAAATTTGAGTCTTTATTCTTTGAAAATATTCCCATGAATTGGTGGGAAGCGGGAGTATTGTTTGTAATTGTTTATCTATTGAGGTTTGTTGTCATTAAATTGAATATTAAAAATTTTACTCAATTTACAATCGCAGTTTCCCTTTTTTTCATACTAAGAATTTCTTTTTCAATATTTGAAGAAAGCAGCAACGAAATTCTGGTACATCATTACAAAAAAAAGAATGTTCTATCAGTAAAAAGTGGTACTGATGTATGTTTTTATATACAGAATTTTGAAGATCAAATGAAAATTCAGCAATATATCATCTATCCTTATTGTACATCCCGGCGCGTGAAAAATGTGCTTATTAAAAAGCTTCCGGACAATACGGGAAAGGTTGTATTTAATAAAAAAGTTTATGAATTAAAATAA
- the lpxB gene encoding lipid-A-disaccharide synthase, translating into MKYYIIAGEASGDLHGSNLMKSLKKKDPNAEFRLWGGDLMEKQGGTLVKHYRDLAFMGFLEVALNLKTILNNIKFCKADIRNNRPDVLILVDYPGFNLRIAKFAKELGIKVVYYISPQLWAWKEGRVEIIKKYVDDMMVILPFEEDFYLKHNVKSHFVGHPLLDAISTLQNIDVEYFKRENDLNEKEIIALLPGSRKQEVEKMLEIMLSVRPYFKDYQFVIAGAPSLEKDFYQKYVDENVHFVSNKTYDLLRCSKAALVTSGTATLETALLNVPEVVCYRGSKISYAIAKRLVKHIKYISLVNLIMDKEVVKELIQSELNTNNLVKQLKSIIEGEGRNVMLEEFEILRGKLGGMGASDNAADIILKIK; encoded by the coding sequence ATGAAATATTATATCATTGCAGGTGAGGCTTCCGGAGATTTACACGGAAGTAATTTAATGAAATCCTTGAAAAAGAAAGATCCAAATGCGGAATTCAGGTTGTGGGGTGGTGATCTGATGGAAAAACAAGGCGGAACTTTGGTAAAACATTATCGTGATCTCGCATTCATGGGATTTCTGGAAGTTGCTTTAAATCTGAAAACGATTCTGAATAACATTAAATTCTGCAAAGCAGATATCAGAAACAATAGACCCGATGTCTTGATCTTAGTCGATTATCCCGGTTTTAATTTAAGGATTGCAAAATTTGCCAAAGAACTGGGCATTAAAGTCGTCTATTATATTTCGCCTCAACTTTGGGCATGGAAAGAGGGAAGGGTTGAAATCATCAAAAAATATGTTGATGATATGATGGTTATTCTTCCTTTTGAAGAAGATTTCTATCTGAAACATAATGTAAAATCACATTTTGTAGGTCATCCTTTGCTTGATGCTATTTCGACGCTGCAAAATATTGATGTTGAGTATTTTAAGAGGGAAAATGACTTGAATGAAAAGGAAATCATCGCGTTACTTCCTGGTTCAAGAAAACAGGAAGTTGAAAAAATGCTGGAAATTATGCTGTCCGTACGACCTTATTTCAAAGACTATCAATTTGTTATAGCCGGCGCACCAAGTCTGGAAAAAGATTTTTATCAAAAATATGTTGATGAAAATGTTCATTTTGTTTCTAATAAAACTTACGATCTTTTGAGATGCTCAAAAGCTGCTTTAGTTACATCCGGAACAGCAACTCTGGAAACCGCTTTGCTAAATGTTCCGGAAGTAGTCTGTTACCGGGGAAGCAAGATCTCTTATGCTATTGCAAAGCGATTGGTAAAGCATATTAAATATATCTCTTTGGTAAATCTTATCATGGATAAAGAGGTTGTTAAGGAATTGATTCAAAGCGAATTAAATACAAATAATCTTGTCAAACAGTTGAAGTCTATCATCGAAGGTGAAGGCAGAAATGTCATGTTGGAAGAATTTGAAATTCTGCGCGGCAAGCTTGGCGGAATGGGAGCCAGTGATAATGCTGCAGATATTATTTTAAAAATAAAATAA
- a CDS encoding DUF2480 family protein yields MSEEFEIKNKVASSGLVNFDLTALVPKGVRKGIDLKDFLFMEMILKEKDFREKVAAINIEEYQDTYVYVYNSADAIVPLWAYFLITAKLTDVSKKIVYGNLENLEIILMHDAITNHDFSEMEGKRVLVKGCSDKEIPENAYVELVEKLKPIVKSLMFGEACSNVPILKN; encoded by the coding sequence ATGTCAGAAGAATTTGAAATAAAAAATAAAGTTGCATCCAGCGGACTGGTCAATTTTGATCTTACTGCTTTGGTTCCCAAAGGTGTGCGAAAAGGAATTGATCTTAAAGATTTTCTCTTTATGGAAATGATTCTTAAAGAAAAAGATTTCCGTGAAAAAGTGGCAGCTATAAATATTGAAGAATATCAAGATACTTATGTTTATGTGTACAACTCTGCTGATGCCATCGTTCCGCTTTGGGCTTACTTTTTAATTACGGCTAAACTGACGGATGTTTCTAAAAAGATAGTTTACGGAAATTTAGAAAATTTAGAAATCATATTGATGCATGACGCCATTACAAATCACGATTTCTCTGAAATGGAAGGAAAAAGAGTTTTGGTAAAAGGTTGTTCAGATAAAGAAATTCCTGAAAATGCTTATGTGGAATTGGTAGAGAAATTAAAACCGATTGTAAAATCATTGATGTTCGGTGAGGCATGCTCGAATGTTCCGATTCTCAAAAACTAA
- a CDS encoding DUF937 domain-containing protein → MSLIDLLTGNTGNQVAEQAESKFGISKNQIIALLAVATPLVISYLRNKSQDAKEAEALNNALDKDHDGSILDDTSQLDNRQDEGGSILSHVFGNQKNTVENQLSQNTGISIDKIGPILAMLAPVIMGYIGKEKQQNNVGAGGLGDLLGGILGGAQNQAQQQQSSPLNDILGSVLGGGQSQSSGNPLNDILGSVLGGGGQQQKQQQGGLGDILGGLFGK, encoded by the coding sequence ATGAGTTTAATAGACCTTTTAACAGGAAACACAGGAAATCAGGTTGCAGAACAGGCTGAGAGCAAATTCGGAATTAGCAAGAATCAAATTATTGCACTTTTGGCAGTAGCTACTCCGCTCGTCATTTCTTATCTTAGAAATAAATCTCAGGACGCAAAAGAAGCAGAGGCTTTAAATAATGCTTTAGATAAAGATCATGACGGGAGTATTTTAGATGATACCTCTCAGCTTGACAACAGACAAGACGAAGGAGGATCTATCCTTTCGCACGTTTTCGGAAACCAAAAAAATACGGTAGAGAATCAGCTATCACAAAATACAGGGATTTCAATTGATAAAATTGGTCCTATTCTGGCCATGCTAGCTCCGGTAATCATGGGCTATATCGGTAAAGAAAAACAGCAAAATAATGTGGGAGCCGGCGGTCTTGGTGATCTTTTAGGCGGGATTTTAGGAGGAGCACAAAACCAGGCTCAGCAGCAGCAATCAAGTCCGTTGAATGATATTTTGGGAAGCGTTTTGGGTGGCGGACAATCACAATCATCAGGCAATCCTTTGAATGACATTTTAGGGAGCGTACTTGGTGGCGGTGGTCAACAGCAAAAGCAACAACAAGGTGGCTTAGGAGATATCCTGGGAGGCCTTTTTGGAAAATAA
- a CDS encoding 30S ribosomal protein THX, with product MGKGDKKSKRGKITSGSYGKRRPRKSAKSNQSAEKAKS from the coding sequence ATGGGAAAAGGAGACAAAAAATCGAAAAGAGGAAAGATTACTTCTGGAAGTTACGGAAAAAGAAGACCGAGAAAGTCTGCTAAATCTAACCAATCCGCTGAAAAGGCGAAGAGCTAA
- a CDS encoding MATE family efflux transporter, protein MKKYLNFLKKAFSEEETDYTKISIRSAVLLLAIPMMLEMAMESVFALVDLYFVGHLKESSFAIQTVGLTESVLTIIYSIAIGMSMAATAVVARRIGEKNTEQASRSAAQVISLSFVITAILSFLGIIYAEEILILMGSKPDAAAYGKDFTRIMMGSSVIIMLLFLINGIFRGAGNAAIAMKSLWIANIANIILCPILIRGLSPIPTMGLAGAAVATTIGRSTGVLYQIYHIFIADSLVRIKIIYFEPDFKLISSIIKIAMPGIFQFVIASCSWIFLANLVATTGGEDASAGYQTALRLMMFFMLPAWGLSNAASTLVGQNMGAGEMIRAEQSVMKTVKYNVIFMLLVSLLFFILGDFLVGFFTEQKEIKDYAKNALHIMSVGFIFYGIGMVTINAFNGAGDTWTPTWLNFFGFWMFQIPLAYFLSRYFEMGPRGVFISIPVAETFITIVAFILFKKGKWKHVKI, encoded by the coding sequence ATGAAAAAATATTTAAATTTTCTGAAAAAAGCATTTAGCGAAGAAGAGACAGATTATACCAAAATAAGTATCAGAAGTGCTGTTTTGCTTTTAGCAATTCCTATGATGCTTGAAATGGCAATGGAATCTGTCTTTGCATTGGTTGATCTGTACTTCGTCGGTCATCTCAAAGAGAGTAGTTTTGCAATCCAAACGGTTGGTCTTACAGAATCTGTGCTCACAATCATTTACTCTATTGCGATAGGAATGAGTATGGCGGCAACAGCAGTGGTGGCGAGAAGAATCGGAGAAAAAAATACTGAACAGGCTTCTCGAAGCGCGGCTCAGGTGATATCGTTATCATTTGTGATCACTGCAATATTAAGTTTTCTGGGTATTATTTATGCCGAAGAGATCTTAATTTTAATGGGTTCAAAACCCGATGCGGCTGCATATGGAAAAGATTTTACAAGAATTATGATGGGAAGCAGTGTCATCATCATGCTTCTGTTTTTAATCAACGGAATTTTCAGAGGAGCTGGAAATGCAGCGATCGCTATGAAAAGTTTATGGATTGCTAATATTGCCAATATCATTCTTTGTCCGATATTAATAAGAGGTCTCAGTCCGATTCCGACAATGGGTTTAGCGGGAGCTGCTGTTGCAACAACTATTGGAAGAAGTACGGGAGTTCTATATCAGATATATCACATTTTTATCGCTGATTCTTTGGTTAGGATAAAGATAATTTATTTTGAGCCAGATTTTAAATTGATTTCATCCATCATAAAAATTGCCATGCCTGGGATATTTCAGTTTGTAATCGCTTCCTGCAGCTGGATTTTTCTTGCAAATCTGGTGGCAACAACAGGTGGCGAAGATGCGTCTGCGGGTTATCAGACAGCACTTCGTCTTATGATGTTTTTTATGCTTCCGGCTTGGGGACTCAGCAATGCAGCATCAACTTTGGTAGGGCAAAATATGGGAGCAGGAGAAATGATTCGTGCAGAACAGTCGGTAATGAAAACCGTAAAATACAACGTGATTTTTATGTTGCTGGTGAGCTTGTTGTTTTTTATTCTTGGCGATTTTCTTGTAGGATTTTTCACCGAACAAAAGGAGATCAAAGATTACGCAAAAAATGCATTGCATATCATGAGTGTCGGATTTATATTTTACGGAATAGGAATGGTTACGATCAATGCATTCAACGGAGCTGGTGATACCTGGACGCCAACCTGGCTTAATTTTTTTGGATTTTGGATGTTTCAGATTCCGCTCGCATATTTCCTTTCCAGATATTTTGAAATGGGGCCGAGAGGTGTTTTTATCTCTATTCCGGTTGCAGAAACTTTTATTACTATTGTTGCTTTTATCCTATTCAAAAAAGGAAAATGGAAGCATGTTAAAATTTAA